The genomic stretch ACTAAAGTAACTCCATTTACATCATCTATTAATTGAGCAAAAATGTTAGTATTTGATCTAAAAACTGAAAGTCTAGGTCTATCTGGAGTTCCAGAAATTTTATTTCTTATTGACATTTGCTTTTTTTGTCTTGATGCTTTTCTATCAACTTTCTTAAACAACTGTCTTACCTCCTTTTTAAGCTATTTTAAGACTTTTTACCTTCTTTTCTTCTAATATGTTCATCAGCATATTTAACCCCTTTACCTTTATATGGTTCAGGTGGTCTCTTAGCTCTGATATCAGCTGCAACTTGACCTACTAATTCTTTTTCTATTCCATCTATATGGATAGTAGTATTTTTTTCAACTGTAAAAGTTATTCCAGGAATTTCATCTATGATTACTGGATGAGAAAATCCTAAAGATATTTCTAATCCTTTTCCCTTAGCTGCTGCTCTATACCCAACCCCTACTAAAGT from Fusobacterium hwasookii encodes the following:
- the rplF gene encoding 50S ribosomal protein L6, with product MSRVGKKPIAVPSGVDFSVKDNVVTVKGPKGTLTKEFNNNITIKLEDGHITVERPNDEPFIRAIHGTTRALINNMVKGVHEGYRKTLTLVGVGYRAAAKGKGLEISLGFSHPVIIDEIPGITFTVEKNTTIHIDGIEKELVGQVAADIRAKRPPEPYKGKGVKYADEHIRRKEGKKS